One stretch of Nocardia mangyaensis DNA includes these proteins:
- a CDS encoding DUF3533 domain-containing protein: MTDNSAPTPGAGEPPVADSKPHRKHASMPLREWLAPITLVTVLAALLGTMYLGYTADPEKHLHDFPIALVNQDVGDTLGDTPTNIGDQITTALGENIPADKIDLRTVGLNEAQRQLQNGEVYGAIVIPGDFTKRVAILGTASVVPGEIEQPIISVLTNPRAGTLAAQIMQTIADQAMAEVNSTVGAQLTDQVHTAVGDTPLSGAAQLQLTTPIDVIVTAYHPLPEGTGQGLAAFFYTLVLLIVGFSGAMMINSLVDASLGFIPAEYGPWHKPTPPAPISRWRTLLIKWGIAAISAPIASAVFLGIGAALNMSIEQPLLLFLYGTLAIAAIAITGLSVMAAFGTAGLMINLIVFVVLGIPSSSGTIPLEATPRWIADMATFEPMHQIYLAVRAILFFDGHLEAGLSQGLWMTFAGLAIGLVLGAVATHTYDLRGLHRLGIEHRRQPVPAD, encoded by the coding sequence ATGACTGACAACAGCGCGCCAACGCCGGGAGCAGGCGAACCCCCGGTGGCCGATTCGAAGCCACACCGCAAGCACGCCAGCATGCCGCTCCGGGAGTGGCTGGCCCCGATCACCTTGGTGACCGTCCTGGCGGCCCTGCTGGGCACCATGTACCTCGGCTACACCGCCGACCCGGAGAAGCATCTGCACGACTTCCCGATCGCCCTGGTCAACCAAGATGTCGGCGACACCCTCGGCGACACACCGACCAATATCGGCGACCAGATCACCACGGCGCTGGGCGAGAACATCCCCGCCGACAAGATCGATCTGCGCACGGTCGGCCTCAACGAGGCCCAGCGACAGCTGCAGAACGGTGAGGTCTACGGCGCCATCGTGATTCCCGGCGACTTCACCAAGCGCGTCGCCATTCTCGGCACCGCCTCGGTCGTCCCCGGCGAGATCGAGCAGCCGATCATCTCCGTGCTCACCAACCCGCGCGCGGGCACCCTGGCCGCCCAGATCATGCAGACCATCGCCGACCAGGCCATGGCCGAGGTCAACAGCACGGTCGGCGCCCAGCTCACCGACCAGGTGCACACCGCCGTCGGCGACACGCCACTGAGCGGCGCGGCCCAACTACAGCTCACCACGCCGATCGACGTCATCGTCACCGCCTACCACCCGCTACCCGAGGGCACCGGCCAGGGCCTGGCCGCGTTCTTCTACACCCTGGTCCTGCTCATCGTCGGATTCAGCGGCGCGATGATGATCAACTCCCTGGTCGACGCCTCACTCGGATTCATCCCCGCCGAGTACGGGCCCTGGCACAAGCCGACCCCGCCCGCCCCGATCAGCCGGTGGCGCACCCTGCTCATCAAATGGGGAATCGCCGCGATCAGCGCACCGATCGCCTCGGCAGTGTTCCTCGGCATCGGCGCCGCGCTGAACATGTCCATCGAACAACCCCTGCTGCTGTTCCTCTACGGCACACTGGCCATCGCCGCCATCGCCATCACCGGCCTGTCGGTGATGGCAGCCTTCGGCACGGCGGGCCTGATGATCAATCTGATCGTGTTCGTGGTGCTCGGCATCCCCTCGTCCTCGGGCACCATCCCGCTCGAAGCCACCCCCCGCTGGATCGCCGACATGGCCACCTTCGAACCCATGCACCAGATCTACCTGGCCGTGCGCGCCATCCTGTTCTTCGACGGACACCTCGAAGCCGGCCTGAGCCAGGGACTGTGGATGACGTTCGCCGGCCTGGCCATCGGCCTCGTTCTCGGCGCCGTCGCCACCCACACCTACGACCTGCGCGGCCTGCACCGCCTGGGCATCGAACACCGTAGGCAACCAGTACCCGCCGACTAG
- a CDS encoding VOC family protein, protein MTITIHQSYLPHDDADAALAFYRDQLGFEVRNDVGYNGLRWITVGPADQPDTSIVLTPPAADPGITDDERRVITEMMAKGTYAGVNLATDDLDGLFEKLQAGDIDVVQEPTDQPYGIRDCAFRDPAGNLIRIQQLK, encoded by the coding sequence ATGACCATCACCATTCACCAGAGCTACCTGCCCCACGACGACGCCGACGCGGCCCTGGCCTTCTACCGCGACCAGCTCGGCTTCGAAGTCCGCAACGACGTCGGCTACAACGGTCTGCGCTGGATCACCGTCGGGCCCGCCGACCAGCCCGACACCTCCATCGTGCTGACCCCACCGGCCGCCGACCCCGGCATCACCGACGACGAACGCCGCGTCATCACCGAGATGATGGCCAAGGGCACCTACGCGGGCGTCAACCTCGCCACCGACGACCTCGACGGACTGTTCGAGAAGCTGCAGGCCGGCGATATCGACGTCGTGCAGGAACCCACCGACCAGCCCTACGGGATCCGCGACTGTGCCTTCCGCGATCCCGCGGGCAACCTGATCCGCATCCAGCAGCTCAAATAG
- a CDS encoding VOC family protein, whose product MTTSTTEYASVRYLVDDVGAAADFYTGHLGFTLHTNAAPAFADVVRGPLRLLLSGPASSGARATPADTAGPGGNRIHLVVADLDAEIERLRAIDIEFRSDLVSGPGGRQILLADPAGNLIELFQPATAVSSTPR is encoded by the coding sequence ATGACAACATCCACCACCGAATACGCCAGCGTCCGCTACCTCGTCGATGACGTCGGGGCAGCCGCCGACTTCTACACCGGCCACCTCGGTTTCACCCTGCACACCAACGCCGCCCCCGCTTTCGCCGACGTCGTCCGCGGCCCACTGCGCCTGTTGCTTTCAGGCCCAGCCAGTTCCGGCGCACGCGCCACCCCCGCCGACACCGCCGGACCAGGCGGCAATCGCATCCACCTCGTCGTCGCCGACCTCGACGCCGAGATCGAACGCCTCCGCGCAATCGACATCGAATTCCGCAGCGACCTGGTCAGCGGCCCCGGCGGCCGCCAAATTCTGCTCGCCGACCCCGCCGGCAACCTGATCGAACTGTTCCAACCTGCCACCGCAGTCAGCAGCACGCCGAGGTGA
- a CDS encoding NAD(P)-dependent alcohol dehydrogenase yields the protein MKAVQYRTPGSAPEVVTVPDPEPGPGQVLLKVAAAGVCHSDIAVMSMPAEQLGFPLPLTLGHEGAGSVAALGAGVEGIAEGEMVAVYGPWGCGRCRPCTQGQENYCLRAKELGIYPPGLGAPGAMAEYMIVDDARHLVPLRGLDPVQNVSLTDAGLTPYHAIMLSLPKLVPGSTTVVIGAGGLGHVAIQLLRAMTATRIIALDLSEERLALARTVGAHETVLSDAKAADRVKELTSGAGAQVILDFVGAPPTTATAAAAAGIDADITVVGLGGGTVAVGFGSLPYQTTVTSPYWGSRTELVDVLELAHHGALDVHVETFGIDEAPLAYERLHAGKINGRAVIVPTR from the coding sequence ATGAAGGCAGTCCAGTATCGAACACCCGGTTCCGCCCCCGAAGTGGTGACGGTGCCCGATCCCGAACCCGGTCCCGGTCAGGTGCTGCTGAAGGTCGCCGCCGCCGGGGTGTGTCACTCCGACATCGCCGTCATGAGCATGCCCGCCGAGCAACTCGGCTTCCCACTGCCGCTCACCCTGGGGCACGAAGGCGCGGGCTCGGTCGCCGCGCTCGGTGCCGGTGTCGAGGGGATCGCGGAGGGCGAGATGGTGGCCGTCTACGGTCCGTGGGGCTGTGGGCGCTGCCGACCGTGCACCCAGGGACAGGAGAACTACTGTCTGCGCGCCAAGGAACTCGGCATCTACCCGCCCGGGTTGGGCGCGCCCGGCGCGATGGCCGAGTACATGATCGTCGACGATGCCCGTCACCTGGTCCCGCTGCGCGGCCTCGACCCGGTGCAGAACGTGTCGCTGACCGACGCGGGCCTGACCCCGTATCACGCGATCATGCTGTCGCTGCCCAAGCTCGTTCCCGGTTCCACCACCGTGGTGATCGGCGCGGGCGGACTCGGCCATGTCGCCATCCAGCTGCTGCGGGCGATGACCGCCACCCGCATCATCGCCCTCGACCTGTCCGAGGAACGCCTCGCGTTGGCCCGCACGGTCGGTGCGCACGAGACCGTGCTCTCGGACGCCAAGGCCGCCGACCGCGTCAAAGAACTCACCAGCGGTGCGGGCGCCCAGGTGATCCTGGACTTCGTCGGCGCCCCGCCCACGACGGCCACTGCCGCCGCGGCGGCGGGCATCGACGCCGACATCACCGTCGTCGGTCTGGGCGGTGGCACGGTCGCGGTCGGCTTCGGGTCGCTGCCGTATCAGACCACCGTCACCTCGCCCTACTGGGGCAGCCGCACCGAACTCGTCGACGTGCTCGAACTCGCCCACCACGGCGCGCTCGACGTGCACGTCGAGACCTTCGGCATCGACGAGGCCCCACTCGCCTACGAACGCCTGCACGCCGGAAAGATCAACGGCCGGGCCGTCATCGTGCCCACGCGCTGA
- a CDS encoding DUF1460 domain-containing protein — MRIIVGILLVLATFLGAGAPALAAPAVDDATARKIDELLAVRAEAGDLPRAELIERLSARLLGTPYGANMLIGSATEPEQLVIDLRRVDCFTYLDYLDAASRSADRDEFTANLIATRYAEGRVEFTQRKHFFTDWAATPRVAATDITAELSPAAVTVTKHLNAKADGSTYLPGVPVIDRAITHIPSAAVDGAVVGGLRTGDYLGAYTPEAGLDVTHVGIIVQTPAGPVFRNASSLADYQVLDTPLADYLRTVPGIVVLRPIP; from the coding sequence TTGCGCATCATCGTCGGGATCCTGCTCGTGCTCGCCACCTTCCTCGGCGCGGGTGCACCGGCACTGGCCGCACCGGCCGTCGACGACGCGACCGCCCGCAAGATCGACGAGCTGCTCGCGGTGCGCGCCGAGGCCGGTGACCTCCCCCGGGCCGAGCTGATCGAACGCCTCTCCGCCCGCCTGCTCGGCACCCCCTACGGTGCGAACATGCTGATCGGTTCGGCCACCGAACCCGAACAGCTCGTCATCGACCTGCGCCGCGTCGACTGCTTCACCTACCTCGACTACCTCGACGCCGCCTCCCGCTCCGCCGACCGCGACGAGTTCACCGCCAACCTGATCGCGACCCGCTACGCCGAGGGCCGGGTCGAATTCACCCAGCGCAAGCACTTCTTCACCGACTGGGCAGCCACGCCACGCGTCGCCGCCACCGACATCACCGCCGAGCTGAGCCCGGCCGCGGTCACGGTGACCAAACACCTCAATGCCAAGGCCGACGGCAGCACCTATCTGCCCGGCGTGCCGGTCATCGACCGGGCGATCACCCACATCCCCTCGGCCGCCGTCGACGGGGCCGTGGTGGGTGGCCTGCGCACCGGCGACTACCTCGGCGCCTACACCCCCGAGGCGGGCCTGGACGTCACCCATGTCGGCATCATCGTGCAGACCCCCGCGGGCCCGGTGTTCCGCAATGCGTCCTCGCTGGCCGACTACCAGGTCCTCGACACGCCACTGGCCGACTATCTGCGCACCGTCCCCGGCATCGTCGTCCTGCGCCCGATCCCGTGA
- a CDS encoding helix-turn-helix transcriptional regulator, giving the protein MTSTSGQPQHLRDLTLLRRVRDRIDREYAQPLDVEALARGVHLSAGHLSRQFRLAYGESPYSYLMTRRIERAMALLRRGDLSVTEVCFEVGCSSLGTFSTRFTELVGVAPSVYRQQQAGSTEGMPSCVVKKVTRPIRNREAPASPGN; this is encoded by the coding sequence GTGACCAGTACGTCCGGGCAACCACAGCACCTGCGCGACCTCACGCTGCTACGCCGGGTGCGCGACCGGATCGACCGCGAGTACGCCCAGCCACTCGACGTCGAAGCGCTCGCCCGCGGCGTCCACCTCTCCGCCGGGCACCTGAGCCGCCAGTTCCGCCTCGCCTACGGCGAATCGCCCTACTCCTACCTGATGACCCGCCGCATCGAACGAGCCATGGCACTGCTGCGGCGCGGCGATCTGAGCGTGACCGAGGTGTGCTTCGAGGTCGGCTGCTCCTCGCTGGGCACCTTCAGCACCCGCTTCACCGAACTCGTCGGCGTCGCGCCCAGTGTCTACCGCCAGCAGCAGGCCGGATCCACCGAAGGGATGCCATCGTGCGTGGTCAAGAAGGTGACCAGACCGATCAGGAATCGAGAAGCACCCGCCTCACCCGGCAATTAG
- a CDS encoding ArsR family transcriptional regulator: MTSTRQAVPPFVHLAAHPLRWQLLTALSDSDYRVRELVARVGEPQNLVSYHLRLLRNGGLVTATRSSHDGRDSYYHLDLDRSVEMLAGAGKVLHPALRMTPAPIAFEPSAPLAVLFVCTGNSARSAIAEELLRLRTDGRVEVFSAGSNPKPAMHTDTVRVLREEYGIDLSGRVPRRLETLADQHFDAVITLCDKAREVCPEFGADPRWIHWSIPDPAAAHGSDEDIYPRFQATAAEIDIRIHYLLPNLTKRTVR, encoded by the coding sequence ATGACGTCGACCCGTCAAGCGGTCCCACCGTTTGTTCATCTCGCCGCGCATCCGTTGCGCTGGCAGCTGCTGACCGCGCTGTCAGACAGTGACTATCGCGTGCGCGAGCTGGTGGCCCGCGTCGGCGAGCCGCAGAATCTGGTCTCCTACCACCTCCGGCTGCTGCGGAACGGCGGCCTTGTCACCGCCACGCGCAGCAGTCACGACGGCCGAGACAGCTATTACCACCTGGACCTGGACCGCAGCGTCGAGATGCTCGCCGGAGCCGGGAAGGTACTGCACCCGGCCCTGCGAATGACGCCCGCGCCCATCGCATTCGAACCCTCGGCACCGCTGGCGGTACTGTTCGTCTGCACCGGCAACAGCGCCCGCTCCGCGATCGCCGAAGAGCTGTTGCGGTTGCGCACCGACGGCCGAGTCGAGGTGTTCAGCGCCGGAAGCAACCCGAAACCCGCCATGCATACCGACACGGTGCGAGTGCTGCGGGAGGAATACGGCATCGACCTGTCCGGCCGCGTACCTCGCCGCCTGGAAACTCTCGCCGATCAGCACTTCGATGCGGTGATCACCCTGTGCGACAAGGCCCGTGAGGTCTGTCCGGAATTCGGTGCCGATCCTCGATGGATCCACTGGAGCATCCCCGACCCCGCAGCCGCACACGGCAGCGACGAGGACATCTACCCGAGATTTCAGGCCACGGCCGCCGAAATCGACATCCGCATCCACTACCTGCTGCCGAACCTCACGAAAAGGACCGTCCGATGA
- a CDS encoding TetR/AcrR family transcriptional regulator, with protein MSLHTPYHHGDLRAALLTRAEATLREVGVDGLSLRQLARDTGVSHAAPSRHFRDKQALLDALAVTGFERLGDRFEQAVTQGPITKRLQTVARAYLRFAVDNPELLPLMFVRRHDSTADDIQQVVDRAFAVPIALIAEGQAAGEIVPGDPKRLGLTALAALQGLATFIGSGYTADYDSEQLLDDLVGHLTLGLLPR; from the coding sequence ATGTCCCTGCACACCCCCTATCACCACGGAGACCTCCGCGCCGCCTTGCTGACGCGCGCCGAGGCGACGCTGCGCGAGGTCGGAGTGGACGGGCTGTCGCTGCGTCAGCTCGCCCGCGACACCGGCGTCAGCCACGCGGCCCCGAGCCGCCATTTCCGCGACAAACAAGCGCTGCTCGACGCTTTGGCCGTCACCGGCTTCGAACGACTCGGCGACCGCTTCGAACAGGCTGTCACCCAAGGTCCGATCACCAAGCGCCTGCAAACTGTCGCCCGCGCCTACCTGCGCTTCGCCGTCGACAACCCCGAACTGCTCCCCCTGATGTTCGTGCGCCGACACGACTCCACCGCCGATGACATCCAGCAAGTCGTCGACCGCGCCTTCGCCGTCCCCATCGCCCTGATCGCCGAGGGCCAAGCCGCCGGCGAGATCGTCCCCGGCGACCCCAAACGCCTCGGCCTCACCGCCTTGGCCGCCCTCCAGGGCCTGGCCACCTTCATCGGCTCCGGCTACACCGCCGACTACGACTCCGAACAACTCCTCGACGACCTCGTCGGCCACCTCACCCTGGGCCTGCTGCCCCGCTGA
- a CDS encoding ATP-binding cassette domain-containing protein, producing the protein MSTATKTGTTPTVEPADSHDLIRVHGARVNNLRDVSVELPKRRLTVFTGVSGSGKSSLVFGTIAAESQRLINETYSAFVQGFMPTQSRPDVDVLDGLTTAILVDQSRLGADPRSTVGTVTDANAMLRILFSRLGDPHIGSAQAFSFNVASISGSGAVAVEKHGVTVKERRSFSITGGMCPTCEGKGHVNDIDLTQLYDENKSLDEGALTIPGYSMDGWMGRIFKGSGFFDTSKPIKNYTKKQLADLLYKEPTKIKVEGINLTYEGLIPKIRKSMLSKDVEALQSHVRAFVERAVTFGTCPDCDGTRLSAEARSSKIDGISIADACAMQISDLAEWVKGVDDPTVAPLLDSLRQTLDSFVEIGLGYLSLSRPSGTLSGGEAQRVKMIRHLGSSLTDVTYVFDEPTAGLHPHDIQRMNDLLLRLRDKGNTVLVVEHKPETIAIADHIVDLGPAAGSKGGTICFEGTVDGLRGSDTVTGRHFDDRASVKDSVRQSTGALKIRGATANNLENVDVDIPLGVLVAVTGVAGSGKSSLVHGSIPIDEGVISIDQAPIKGSRRSNPATYTGLLDHIRKAFAKATGAKPALFSANSEGACPNCNGAGVVYTDLAMMAGVSTVCEVCEGKRFQAEVLEYTFAGKNISEVLSMPVDEAREYFGEGEARTPAAHKILTHLTEVGLGYLTIGQPLTTLSGGERQRLKLATHMSDKGGVYILDEPTTGLHLADVEQLLGLLDRLVDAGKSVIVVEHHQAVMAHADWIIDLGPGAGHDGGHIVFEGTPADLVEARSTLTAQHLASYVGA; encoded by the coding sequence ATGAGCACGGCCACCAAGACCGGCACCACACCGACGGTGGAACCCGCCGACAGCCACGATCTGATCCGCGTGCACGGCGCGCGGGTCAACAACCTGCGCGATGTCAGCGTCGAGCTGCCCAAGCGCAGGCTCACGGTCTTCACCGGTGTCTCGGGCTCGGGCAAGAGCTCGCTGGTCTTCGGCACGATCGCCGCCGAATCCCAGCGCCTGATCAACGAGACCTACAGTGCGTTCGTGCAGGGCTTCATGCCCACCCAGTCGCGCCCCGATGTCGACGTGCTCGACGGCCTCACCACCGCGATCCTGGTCGACCAGTCGCGCCTGGGCGCCGACCCACGCTCCACCGTCGGCACGGTCACCGACGCCAACGCCATGCTGCGCATCCTGTTCAGCCGCCTCGGCGACCCACACATCGGCTCCGCGCAGGCCTTCTCCTTCAACGTGGCCTCGATCAGCGGATCGGGTGCGGTCGCCGTGGAGAAGCACGGTGTCACCGTCAAGGAACGTCGAAGCTTCTCCATCACCGGCGGGATGTGTCCGACCTGCGAGGGCAAAGGCCACGTCAACGACATCGACCTCACCCAGCTCTACGACGAGAACAAGTCACTCGACGAGGGTGCGCTCACCATCCCCGGCTACAGCATGGACGGCTGGATGGGCCGGATCTTCAAAGGCAGCGGCTTCTTCGACACGAGCAAGCCGATCAAGAACTACACCAAGAAGCAGCTCGCCGACCTGCTCTACAAGGAACCCACCAAGATCAAGGTCGAGGGCATCAACCTCACCTACGAGGGGCTGATCCCCAAGATCCGTAAGTCCATGCTGTCCAAGGACGTCGAGGCCCTGCAGTCACATGTGCGCGCGTTCGTCGAACGTGCCGTCACCTTCGGCACCTGCCCGGACTGCGACGGCACCCGGCTCAGCGCCGAAGCCCGCTCGTCCAAGATCGACGGCATCTCCATCGCCGACGCGTGCGCCATGCAGATCAGCGACCTGGCCGAATGGGTCAAGGGCGTCGACGATCCGACCGTGGCGCCGCTGCTGGACTCCCTGCGCCAGACCCTGGACTCCTTCGTCGAGATCGGCCTGGGCTACCTGTCGCTGTCACGGCCCTCGGGCACGCTGTCCGGCGGTGAGGCCCAGCGCGTCAAGATGATCCGGCACCTGGGTTCCTCGCTCACCGATGTCACCTATGTGTTCGACGAGCCGACCGCGGGCCTGCACCCGCACGACATCCAACGCATGAACGACCTGCTGCTGCGCCTGCGCGACAAGGGCAACACCGTGCTGGTCGTCGAGCACAAGCCCGAGACGATCGCCATCGCCGACCACATCGTCGACCTCGGTCCGGCCGCTGGTTCCAAGGGCGGCACCATCTGTTTCGAGGGCACCGTCGACGGGCTGCGCGGCAGCGACACCGTCACCGGACGGCACTTCGACGACCGGGCCTCGGTCAAGGACTCGGTCCGGCAGTCCACGGGCGCGTTGAAGATCCGTGGTGCCACCGCCAACAATCTGGAGAATGTCGACGTCGACATTCCGCTGGGTGTGCTGGTGGCGGTCACCGGTGTCGCCGGTTCGGGCAAGAGCTCGCTCGTGCACGGTTCGATCCCGATCGACGAAGGCGTCATCTCGATCGACCAGGCCCCGATCAAGGGTTCACGACGCAGCAATCCCGCCACCTACACCGGTCTGCTCGACCACATCCGCAAGGCCTTCGCCAAGGCCACCGGTGCCAAACCCGCTCTGTTCAGTGCCAATTCCGAAGGTGCGTGCCCGAACTGCAACGGCGCGGGCGTGGTCTACACCGATCTGGCGATGATGGCCGGGGTGTCCACGGTGTGTGAAGTGTGTGAGGGCAAGCGGTTCCAGGCCGAGGTGCTCGAATACACCTTCGCGGGCAAGAACATCAGCGAAGTGCTGTCCATGCCGGTCGACGAGGCGCGCGAGTACTTCGGCGAGGGGGAGGCCCGCACCCCCGCCGCGCACAAGATCCTCACCCACCTGACCGAGGTCGGTCTCGGCTATCTCACCATCGGCCAGCCACTGACCACCCTGTCCGGTGGTGAACGTCAACGCCTGAAGCTGGCCACCCACATGTCCGACAAGGGCGGGGTCTACATCCTCGACGAACCGACCACCGGCCTGCACCTGGCCGATGTCGAACAACTCCTCGGCCTGCTCGACCGCCTCGTCGACGCGGGCAAGTCCGTCATCGTGGTCGAACACCATCAGGCCGTGATGGCCCACGCCGACTGGATCATCGATCTGGGCCCCGGCGCGGGCCACGACGGCGGCCACATCGTCTTCGAAGGCACCCCCGCCGACCTGGTCGAGGCCCGCTCCACCCTCACCGCCCAACACCTCGCCAGCTACGTTGGCGCCTGA